GAGTCACAGGACAATGAGGCAATGAATGACCTTCCAGGTGAGTTGAGATTCCACAAGCCTCCTCCAATCCCTTCATGTCAACAGTATAGAGGATACGGAAGTGTATGGTCTCTAGTCCACAAACTACCGTCCTTGCAAGAGCTGGGCTGGAAGCAATTATacaatgatgaagacgagaagatcacttctcaaacaaagaTTGACGAGCTACACAAACTTCTAGACTCGTTATTACTCAACTTCTTAGAGCTCGTGGGCTCAGTTTCAAAGGAGCCCGCCAAATTCTATGTTAAGATAGAAGACTTGAAACTAATACTCATCAATATGAATCATTTGCTCAACACGTATCGCCCTCATCAAACTCGAGAGAGTCTAATCATGATCCTAAAGCAGCAAATTGaagggaagaaaagagaaattgCTGAGATCGACACAGTGATGgagaaagtgaaaaaaaggatAAGGGAATCGGTCGCATCAAATTCAACTGGCACCAGTCAAGGGCTCAAAAACTGAGGTACATCATCTGAATGGATTTTAAACCTTAGAGGGAAAACTAGGGCTTTTGCTTCAATGATGACTAAGTGATGGCTACTGTTAGACTGGTATATTGATGATGCAAAGTATATTCACGACCTCCATGATATTACTTGCCCTCAGGGTAACACTAGAAGAGATCCAAAAGATCATTGTTTGTGTTACTCTTATGCTGAGGAGAGTTAGATTGTCCACTTCCATTTTTCGTACCTGAATAATCATTGAGTCCTAGTTGATCAAAGTCGTCGATGATGGTATTAGCTTTCTTTTGGGATTGAGCTTCACC
This region of Candidozyma auris chromosome 6, complete sequence genomic DNA includes:
- the MED7 gene encoding mediator complex subunit MED7, encoding MSEELITSLYPSPPPYYKFFTADNVEKYKRLQESQDNEAMNDLPGELRFHKPPPIPSCQQYRGYGSVWSLVHKLPSLQESGWKQLYNDEDEKITSQTKIDELHKLLDSLLLNFLELVGSVSKEPAKFYVKIEDLKLILINMNHLLNTYRPHQTRESLIMILKQQIEGKKREIAEIDTVMEKVKKRIRESVASNSTGTSQGLKN